A single region of the Bacilli bacterium genome encodes:
- a CDS encoding RsfA family transcriptional regulator — protein MATIRQDAWTSDDDLILAEVTLRHIREGSTQLKAFEEVGERIGRTAAACGFRWNSCVRKKYDPAIQIAKSQRQKLGRQKKKSGDLQQSAMISASADSSGARTELVSEETLSIDAVIRFLRQFRASHQEYTKQIRQLEKELKEKDEELQRLRTENENLSKQVNEVSSDYRVVNDDYKALIKIMDRARKLAFLTEEEDEHKPRFKMDANGNLERIE, from the coding sequence ATGGCAACTATCAGGCAAGATGCTTGGACATCGGATGACGATCTGATTTTGGCCGAGGTGACGCTTCGCCATATTCGCGAGGGGAGCACCCAGTTGAAGGCGTTTGAGGAAGTGGGCGAACGGATAGGCAGAACGGCCGCGGCATGCGGATTTCGGTGGAACAGTTGCGTCCGCAAAAAATATGATCCGGCCATTCAGATCGCCAAATCGCAGCGGCAAAAGCTGGGCCGGCAAAAGAAGAAATCGGGAGATTTGCAGCAGTCTGCCATGATTTCCGCCTCGGCGGACTCCTCCGGTGCAAGAACGGAGCTTGTATCGGAAGAGACGCTGTCGATCGACGCCGTCATTCGTTTTTTGCGGCAATTTCGCGCCAGCCATCAAGAGTATACGAAACAAATCAGGCAATTGGAAAAAGAGTTGAAAGAAAAAGACGAAGAATTGCAAAGGCTGCGCACAGAAAATGAAAATTTATCGAAACAGGTAAATGAAGTGTCGTCCGATTACCGCGTCGTCAACGATGACTACAAAGCGCTGATCAAGATCATGGATCGTGCGCGGAAGCTCGCCTTTTTGACAGAGGAAGAAGACGAGCACAAACCGCGGTTTAAAATGGATGCCAACGGCAATTTGGAACGAATCGAGTAA
- a CDS encoding DUF2626 family protein, translated as MGINGRMFRVLGFFTLSIALMALAGKFNQMALLYFFQTAVFVLMGYMNLSEKTYVLTFWGYMIVAFSGLTYWSFFQLH; from the coding sequence ATGGGAATTAACGGCAGAATGTTTCGCGTACTAGGCTTTTTCACACTTTCGATCGCTCTTATGGCGCTCGCCGGCAAGTTCAACCAAATGGCCCTGCTGTACTTTTTCCAGACTGCGGTTTTTGTGTTGATGGGGTACATGAATTTATCGGAGAAAACCTATGTGTTGACCTTCTGGGGCTATATGATCGTCGCCTTCAGCGGGCTTACATATTGGTCATTCTTCCAGCTGCACTGA